A portion of the Salminus brasiliensis chromosome 11, fSalBra1.hap2, whole genome shotgun sequence genome contains these proteins:
- the LOC140565687 gene encoding olfactory receptor 6N1-like produces the protein MSVQNISKQIITEFVFRGFDTVQRPLVVGIVLLILYILIMFSNLATIYFIVMDKRLHQPMFLFVCNLAFVDLIYCTSACPTMIGILVAGYKTISYVPCLVQMFFVIAGAVMEMFAISIMAVDRFVAIAIPLRYHSILTNFRCVLIIIALWLLSSAFTAWLASTVIPLEICYSNLKYMFCDYPTVARATCVNPEPYFDKGSIFTGVLCLGTLIFIFLSYIKIGIVVGRMSSKSDKKKALNTCVSHLVVIICYYAPLFVRIVLTRIGVVLTLDERNGLMIGSVLGPSLINPFMYCFRTKEIRNKIFKFVKKN, from the coding sequence ATGTCAGTTCAAAATATTTCCAAACAAATCATTACTGAATTTGTCTTTCGAGGATTTGATACAGTGCAAAGGCCTTTGGTTGTTGGTATTGTCCTGTTGATTCTTTATATTCTTATCATGTTTAGTAACCTTGCAACTATATACTTCATTGTCATGGATAAGCGTTTGCACCAGCCAATGTTCCTGTTTGTCTGTAATTTAGCATTTGTAGACTTAATCTACTGTACAAGTGCATGCCCAACTATGATAGGTATCCTTGTAGCTGGCTATAAAACCATATCTTATGTACCTTGCCTTGTGCAGATGTTTTTTGTCATTGCAGGTGCTGTGATGGAAATGTTTGCTATATCTATAATGGCAGTTGACCGATTTGTTGCTATAGCCATTCCTTTACGGTACCATTCCATTCTGACAAATTTCCGTTGTGTTCTCATTATTATTGCACTGTGGTTGTTGTCTTCTGCATTTACAGCGTGGCTGGCTTCTACTGTTATCCCTCTAGAAATATGTTACTCTAATTTGAAGTACATGTTTTGTGACTATCCAACTGTTGCCCGAGCAACTTGTGTAAATCCTGAACCATATTTTGATAAGGGTTCCATTTTTACAGGTGTTCTGTGTTTGGGGACacttattttcatatttttgtcCTATATAAAGATAGGAATAGTTGTTGGGAGAATGTCATCAAagagtgacaagaaaaaagcaCTCAACACTTGTGTTAGTCATTTGGTAGTCATAATCTGCTATTATGCACCTCTCTTTGTACGAATAGTCCTGACCAGGATTGGTGTAGTGTTGACATTAGATGAACGAAATGGGTTGATGATTGGGTCAGTTCTTGGACCTTCTTTAATAAATCCCTTCATGTATTGTTTCAGAACAAAGGAGATCAgaaacaaaatatttaaatttgtcAAAAAGAATTAA
- the LOC140565689 gene encoding olfactory receptor 1M1-like: MSFQNISGMGIREFVIGGFDSVQRPLVVGVVLLIVYILVIIANLANIYFIVMDKRLHQPMYLFVSNLAIVDMLYCTSACPTMIGALVVGHKTISYTPCIIQMFFFHLSSIMEMFAISAMAFDRFVAIASPLRYHSILTNYRCVLITIALWLLSCALLVAVSATVIPLPLCHSTLKYVFCDYAAVVRASCVDPNPYFTTLSIISVFFIFGTFGFICLSYLKIVIVIMRMSSMSDKKKVFNTCFSHFIVIICYYVPTFIQVVLTRIGVILTLEERHGLVIGAFLGPSLVNPFVYCLRTKEIRNKLLRIVSKVEPAV; the protein is encoded by the coding sequence ATGTCATTTCAAAATATTTCTGGAATGGGCATAAGAGAATTTGTGATCGGAGGCTTTGACTCTGTGCAAAGACCTTTGGTTGTTGGTGTTGTGCTGCTGATAGTGTACATTCTTGTTATAATTGCTAACCTTGCAAACATATACTTCATTGTCATGGACAAGCGTTTGCACCAGCCAATGTACCTGTTTGTCTCTAATTTAGCAATTGTGGACATGCTCTACTGTACAAGTGCATGCCCAACTATGATAGGTGCCCTTGTAGTTGGCCATAAAACAATATCTTATACACCATGCAttattcagatgtttttttttcatttaagttCTATAATGGAAATGTTTGCTATTTCTGCCATGGCATTCGACCGCTTTGTTGCCATAGCTAGTCCTTTGCGGTACCATTCCATTTTGACAAATTACCGCTGTGTTCTGATCACCATTGCACTGTGGTTGTTGTCTTGTGCTCTGCTGGTCGCAGTCTCTGCCACAGTTATTCCTCTTCCCTTGTGTCACTCAACTCTGAAGTACGTTTTTTGTGACTATGCAGCTGTCGTCAGGGCATCTTGTGTAGATCCAAATCCATATTTCACCACATTATCAATAAtatctgtcttttttatttttggaacATTTGGTTTCATCTGCTTATCTTATCTAAAAATAGTTATTGTTATCATGAGAATGTCCTCCAtgagtgacaagaaaaaagtctTCAATACTTGCTTTAGTCACTTTATAGTCATAATTTGTTATTATGTGCCTACATTCATACAAGTAGTCTTAACTAGAATTGGAGTCATTTTAACACTGGAGGAGCGGCATGGTTTAGTGATTGGGGCATTTCTTGGACCATCTTTAGTAAATCCTTTTGTTTACTGCCTGAGAACCAAGGAGATCAGAAACAAATTATTAAGAATTGTATCTAAAGTTGAACCTGCTGTGTAA
- the LOC140565147 gene encoding olfactory receptor 2AT4-like, which yields MPEGNITSVKNFVIVGFPGLQPKYYGLVSVVMFFVYVCTLLGNGLFLLLFASEKRLRKPMYYIIINLVACDVLFSTTTLPKIIARYWFNDGFISFTSCFIQMYFVHLFSLVNGFTLAIMAFDRYVAICNPLRYANIIKDSTIMILCMVSWLLAQPCVLMLVIRAYPLPYCAANTIVQCYCDHVAITKLACTDRTPYGFPAFVFAMVLLITPLTFILFSYSSIMIAVIQISTNQGRLKALSTCSSQLIIIALFFLPRCFNYMYPYVGISFNPDIQILIIMLYGLLPPMINPLIYCLRAKEVKEILFKSLERSCLSIKKKNVSTICN from the coding sequence ATGCCTGAAGGGAACATTACCTCTGTGAAGAATTTTGTAATTGTAGGCTTTCCTGGGCTTCAGCCTAAATACTATGGCCTGGTATCTGTGGTTATGTTCTTTGTATATGTGTGCACTTTGCTGGGGAATGGACTTTTTCTTCTATTATTTGCAAGTGAAAAGAGACTTCGGAAACccatgtattatattattataaatcttGTTGCATGTGATGTACTGTTTAGCACCACTACTTTACCAAAGATTATTGCTAGGTATTGGTTTAATGATGGATTCATCTCATTCACAAGTTGCTTCATTCAGATGTACTTTGTGCACCTGTTTAGCTTAGTTAATGGATTTACACTAGCGATAATGGCCTTTGATAGATATGTGGCAATTTGCAATCCCCTCAGATATGCTAATATTATCAAAGACTCTACTATCATGATTTTATGCATGGTTTCTTGGCTACTGGCACAGCCATGTGTCTTAATGTTGGTAATCAGAGCATATCCTCTTCCTTACTGTGCTGCTAATACAATTGTCCAGTGCTACTGTGATCATGTAGCTATCACAAAGCTTGCATGCACTGACAGGACACCTTATGGGTTTCCAGCTTTTGTTTTCGCAATGGTTTTGCTGATAACCCcgctgacttttattttgttttcctATTCCTCCATTATGATAGCAGTTATTCAAATCTCTACCAATCAAGGGCGCCTGAAGGCCCTCTCTACCTGCAGTTCTCAGCTCATCATAATAGCCCTTTTCTTTTTACCCAGGTGTTTTAATTATATGTATCCCTATGTTGGCATCAGCTTTAATCCTGACATACAAATACTGATTATTATGTTGTATGGCCTGCTGCCACCCATGATTAATCCACTTATCTACTGTTTAAGAGCAAAAGAAGTGAAAGAAATCTTATTTAAGAGTTTAGAAAGGTCATGTCTTtctattaagaaaaaaaatgtgtctACTATATGCAACTGA